In one window of Brassica rapa cultivar Chiifu-401-42 chromosome A07, CAAS_Brap_v3.01, whole genome shotgun sequence DNA:
- the LOC103828422 gene encoding LOW QUALITY PROTEIN: uncharacterized protein LOC103828422 (The sequence of the model RefSeq protein was modified relative to this genomic sequence to represent the inferred CDS: inserted 2 bases in 1 codon; deleted 1 base in 1 codon), producing MGHILALQVYLLPFSPWYKLAPQVYSTPAQHLAFTWSLPLRMPPGSLSDTHCLNNYFNDYIWAAGFTAAILKKRSSTINTEPTSPKSQEEEASKPQKKEPLGIENMMLSSLEKLFPIILNIPDVNMRLTKIIEKLYENHPPCPQLYLYSSGDKVVPSXKEQQKIGRKIHSFSFRSSPHVDHYRNFPDLYSSQLHNFLQDCFKQTKQHHQAL from the exons atgg GGCATATACTTGCTCTCCAAGTTTACCTCTTGCCTTTTTCTCCATGGTAtaaacttgctcctcaagtttatTCCACGCCAGCTCAGCATCTTGCGTTCACATGGTCTCTACCACTCCGCATGCCTCCTGGTTCACTCTCTGACACACACTGCCTCAACAACTACTTCAACGACTAC ATTTGGGCAGCTGGTTTTACTGCAGCTATACTGAAGAAACGTAGCTCCACCATAAACACGGAACCAACCAGTCCAAAAAGCCAAGAAGAAGAGGCTTCA AAACCACAAAAGAAGGAACCTCTAGGAATCGAAAACATGATGCTATCATCTCTAGAGAAACTCTTCCCCATCATCTTAAACATCCCAGACGTCAACAT GAGACTAACGAAAATCATCGAGAAACTCTATGAGAACCATCCTCCATGCCCTCAGCTTTATCTTTACAGCTCTGGGGATAAAGTTGTTCCGTC CAAAGAGCAGCAAAAGATTGGAAGAAAGATACATTCTTTCAGTTTCAGGTCGTCTCCTCATGTCGACCACTACCGGAACTTTCCTGACTTGTACTCCTCACAGCTTCACAACTTCTTACAAGATTGCTTCAAGCAAACAAAGCAGCATCATCAAGCTCTGTGA
- the LOC103828409 gene encoding protein RER1D has translation MEDESGNEGDGYTMSDSLLARWRIEFSKSFQNHLDRSAPHLVRRWLVTLIAAVIYIYRVYYAYGFFVVSYGLATYILNLLIGFLSPKVDPELEALDPASASASSESSKDSDEFKPFVRRLPEFKFWYAATKAFVVAFVMTFFSFLDVPVFWPILLCYWLFLYFLTMKRQIVHMVKYRYVPFDFRKKRYGGNDKPSSSNSPQGDENTAQT, from the exons atggaggACGAATCAGGAAACGAAGGAGACGGATACACAATGAGCGATTCACTGCTTGCACGATGGAGAATCGAATTCTCGAAATCGTTTCAGAATCACCTCGACAGATCGGCTCCACACCTCGTTCGAAGATGGCTAGTGACGTTAATCGCCGCCGTGATCTACATCTACAGAGTTTACTACGCTTACGGATTCTTCGTCGTCTCGTATGGTCTCGCGACTTACATCTTAAACCTCTTGATCGGTTTCCTCTCTCCCAAAGTCGATCCAGAGCTCGAAGCCTTGGATCCTGCTTCTGCTTCTGCTTCGTCTGAGTCCAGTAAAGATTCTGATGAGTTCAAGCCGTTTGTTCGTCGTCTTCCTGAGTTCAAGTTCTG GTATGCAGCTACTAAGGCTTTTGTTGTAGCGTTTGTGATGACCTTCTTCTCGTTCTTGGATGTGCCTGTGTTCTGGCCCATCTTGCTTTGCTACTGGTTGTTTCTGTATTTTCTCACTATGAAACGACAAATCGTGCACATGGTCAAGTACAGATACGTTCCTTTCGATTTTAGAAAGAAG AGGTATGGTGGAAATGATAAGCCTAGTAGCAGCAATTCACCTCAAGGAGATGAAAATACGGCTCAGACGTGA
- the LOC103828423 gene encoding replication protein A 70 kDa DNA-binding subunit A, translated as MKPSAAPMTHSVAPMEPTGQPGISGDTSSKKRNGKAVFCSDVSSDKNDGVVKFRNVTNAFTKILIGLEMLLIDEEGTVIQGFIPPSRIDTYLRYMIPGSTYRLNNYFGSKTKKVYRVADPDVTIAFSWNSVLSVLTDSYIQFPEDRFRFHGYEEFEAACDLKRDLFDYIGHIRLVNEQTLTEGLVLDELYLWDKADTDFCEKFKSLGKYPSVILVTTVNPKRFGGALSLSSLSSLRVFFDMDVQATRKYLAWFVSNSEVANRVNAEIVTKAETDTIGELLSYMKQEDAKVAWFECTATIDDVVRDSAWYYIACGGCKTKATKGPTTLMCKKCGKTEITGAAEYLTKLSVYDNNDYASFVVLGDDGQELTGKKASGLVESYYEAYEGALDGHVVPVPQALINIIGQTRTFVIKISKHNVEGKTQSLTVTKVLPLDGQALGCDLAADVAVSPTAVALGSGNGEEGSSIAKCG; from the exons ATGAAACCCTCCGCCGCACCGATGACCCACTCCGTCGCACCGATGGAACCTACTGGCCAACCTGGCATCTCCGGTGATACCTCTTCGAAGAAACGTAACGGCAAGGCCGTTTTCTGCTCCGACGTCTCATCCGACAAAAACGATGGCGTCGTGAAGTTCAGAAATGTGAC GAACGCATTCACGAAGATCCTTATTGGTCTAGAGATGCTTCTGATCGACGAAGAG GGCACTGTGATTCAGGGATTCATCCCACCATCGAGGATTGACACCTATCTGCGATACATGATTCCCGGTTCCACTTACAGACTTAACAACTACTTTGGTTCTAAGACCAAGAAGGTGTATCGGGTTGCTGATCCAGACGTCACCATTGCTTTCTCATGGAACTCTGTACTATCTGTTCTCACAGATAGTTATATACAGTTTCCTGAAGATCGATTCCGTTTCCATGGCTATGAAGAGTTCGAAGCGGCTTGCGACCTCAAAAGGGATCTGTTTG ATTACATTGGTCATATTAGATTGGTGAATGAGCAGACTCTTACCGAGGGTCTTGTGCTGGATGAG CTCTACTTATGGGATAAGGCAGATACAGACTTCTGTGAGAAGTTTAAATCGCTTGGAAAATATCCAAGTGTTATTTTAGTGACAACTGTGAATCCTAAACGTTTTGGAG GTGCTTTATCTTTGTCATCCCTATCATCTTTAAGGGTGTTTTTTGATATGGATGTTCAAGCAACCAGGAAGTATCTGGCTTG gTTTGTGTCAAACTCAGAAGTTGCTAATAGAGTTAATGCTGAGATTGTAACCAAGGCTGAGACAGATACTATAGGGGAGCTACTCTCTTACATGAAGCAAGAAGATGCGAAG GTCGCTTGGTTTGAGTGTACAGCTACAATTGATGATGTTGTGCGTGATTCCGCATGGTATTACATCGCTTGTGGTGGGTGCAAGACTAAAGCAACTAAAGGACCTACCACGCTTATGTGTAAGAAGTGTGGAAAGACTGAGATCACAGGTGCTGCAGA GTATCTCACTAAGCTCTCCGTCTATGACAACAATGATTATGCGAGCTTTGTGGTTCTCGGTGATGATGGGCAGGAATTAACTGGGAAGAAAGCCTCCGGTTTGGTTGAGAGCTACTATGAG GCTTACGAGGGCGCATTAGATGGGCATGTAGTCCCGGTGCCGCAAGCCCTCATTAATATCATTGGACAGACACGCACGTTCGTTATCAAGATATCAAAGCACAACGTGGAAGGCAAGACTCAATCTTTAACAGTCACCAAGGTACTCCCTCTTGATGGTCAAGCGCTTGGATGCGATTTAGCAGCCGACGTGGCTGTCTCTCCTACTGCGGTGGCTTTGGGAAGTGGTAACGGTGAGGAAGGTTCTTCCATTGCTAAATGTGGCTAA
- the LOC103828424 gene encoding probable E3 ubiquitin-protein ligase RHG1A, which produces MSHPPPYTLVLSDKKKPACSSPKRTLTMKIKRLNTQQTTNRISIAPRTSSNGHLDDGTIIDMEDMLQYHEINFDSVIEIIDETTNYVAGVIPTLDDVTGTNLDVIVKITDFNPKAWSRIDLDVYTIDLRKNRRDSIPSEENDICAICHNELGASGDLNTLVCNHSYHHECILGWIKMNLTCPVCRTTLA; this is translated from the coding sequence ATGAGTCATCCACCACCGTATACCTTGGTTCTAAGCGACAAGAAGAAACCAGCTTGCTCATCTCCCAAACGAACTCTCACCATGAAGATCAAGAGGCTCAACACCCAGCAAACAACAAACAGAATATCAATAGCACCGAGGACATCAAGTAATGGCCACCTAGACGACGGTACAATCATCGATATGGAGGACATGCTTCAGTATCATGAAATCAACTTTGACTCGGTGATAGAAATTATAGATGAGACTACTAACTATGTCGCTGGAGTTATTCCAACACTCGACGATGTCACAGGTACAAATCTAGATGTAATTGTTAAGATTACTGACTTCAACCCAAAAGCTTGGAGTAGAATTGATCTCGACGTCTATACAATCGACCTGCGAAAGAACAGAAGAGATTCCATCCCCAGCGAAGAGAATGACATCTGCGCAATTTGCCACAACGAGCTTGGTGCAAGTGGAGATTTGAACACCTTGGTATGCAACCATTCGTACCATCACGAGTGCATCTTAGGCTGGATCAAGATGAACTTAACCTGTCCAGTATGCAGAACAACGCTTGCTTAG